Part of the Elgaria multicarinata webbii isolate HBS135686 ecotype San Diego chromosome 5, rElgMul1.1.pri, whole genome shotgun sequence genome, GTCCTTCGCATGCCCCAGCTCCTCTGAGGCATATgaagggcaatatcccagggaaagggaggaatcatccctccctgctcccaggatgccctgtgcgtcatgtggacgcacaggggcaatccctggcatattgccccatctagccatgccctcagttGGGCTGTATAACATTAGAAACCCATCTCTGAGTAATTACTGAGTTTGCATTAGCTTATGAAATTATGTGGAGCTGCATATGCATAGGTCCATGGTAGTCCTCCAAGGAGGACAGAAGTTAGTAATTGCTCTCTATTCCCAAATAGTTTGCACTATCTTTTTCAAGAGTCATGCAGGAAATTCCAGTAATCTGCTGCTAGAACATCTAGTAATAATTTAATATTAAATTACTGTTGGTCAAGCACAAGTCCCACAGCAGTAGAAGTAAAATGCCACTGTGAATGCTTCCtttgaaacaaatataatttCAATTCAATACCATCTTTAAAAAGCTCAAAGCTCATCTTAAAATTTCaagttttggagtgggtgggtggtttttttgtttttagagggCCTAATGCATGACTTTTGAAAATACTTTTTCTTAATAAAAAATTCATGGAATGACAACTTACGTTGATCAATAGTAACTGTTGCTATTTCTCCAGAGTGTTCTTGGCTAGCTAACACATCTGCAATATATAAGAAACAAGTTATTTCAAaatgattgccataactaaactTTAGtgacatttctatttaaaaatgagtaaataaaaagtGTCAATTTTATCTAATTATTAAAATTAGATACATATTTACAAGTATAAATGTCATgcatgggggaggaaggggattgGACAATGAGATGGATTTGCTCATTCATATCTCTACATATCCATAAGGTTATTAACTTAATAGGCAATTCTGTGCCTTATGTTGTTTTAATATCCGGTGATTTTCTGTAAATGCCTTCTTTTgccttaacatttttttaaatacaagtCATTACAAATACAAATTTTGCTTTGAATTATTAGCATCTTTTCATATGATTCTAAGCTTAAATCTACAACAGTATTTAACTTATGAAAGGCTAGAAACTGATACATATAGAACCCTTAAAGTTTGTCATAGTGGTGTGTATTTCGGACCCCAAAGTGTCAGTAGCATTTCAAGTAACACTGACTGCAAAATTAATATATTTGTTGAGAAAACTCACATACATTTTCGAAGAAGTTCCAGGTGGCTCCAAAGGATTTCTCCCCGAGGGACCCTCTGAAAAAAATCCTCTTGGATGAGGCTGCACAGGTCTCTCCCAGGAATGCTAAGAGTATTGAGGTCTATGTCTGTCATGCTGAACTCCTTCATTACCCATACGACCCAGTGCAGCACCTGGTCAGTTGACCACTGTACTGGGTCTAGGAAAGAAGAGAAACATCCTAAGTTTTTTTCCCCAATATCGCAACTGGCTGTTATACTATCTTCAACGCACAATTAACAAAACATTCCTCTACGTAACAAGATGCATAAAAATCTTGACAGATGCCAACTTCATGTGGCTGAAGCAATTATAACAGAACAATCAATTCCGATATATCATCTATTAAAATCGTAATTCATAATTACTTTCAGATCCTTATTTAACAACAGCTTCAATAACACGCTATTAGAAAATAGCTTAATCATGATAAACATTTTTATGGAAGTTGGGTGAATCCAAAGGTGTCTGCCAACAAATTGGCATCTGTTGGCGGAAAGGATTCTCTATCCCCCTGTGCGTGCCTAAAATATGCTCCAGAAAGTTTggagaccctccagagcagatttcacAGATGTGAGTGGGGCTAGAGGGGAAGGGAAAATTCTGCCGTTGGATTTAATCCATAGTTGTTACAATATTGGATTTAATAGATAGTAGTTAACTCATGACTATAAGGTAGTCTTTTCTCCAAAACCAATGACTACACCATTCTTGAAGTTAAACAATATTAATTTATGAAGCTGCATTGTAAAACATCACAATAATTCATGGTTTGCTTTGATGAGGATTAATAAGGCCAAACTTCAGAATTGCATCCTTCCCTTTCCATCACTGTATTATGCCAGAGGTGGAGGTGTAAAGGTTCTGGACTTAGTTTTGACCAAACCAAGCCTTTTACATCTGGATATGGGTAAATGTGGTTTGCTCTAACCAGCTAGTCAACACACCAAGATCTGAAGCCATGATTTGATCCTTGTTTGTCTGAACTAACTGCGGGCAGACAAACCACAGCATACTAAATTCAGATGTATTGGAAAACTATAGTTTGTTCAAAACTTTGAGCAGAAGCATTAAATTCTCTCCCCTCAGGCATGAAAGAGGGAAGGGGAGTGTTATCATCCCCATAACTCCAAGCAATTATTTAGCGTTACATCCAAATCAGGCCACTGAATTAGAAcaatgatccatctagcccatggTCCAGCTACTCTGATTGGTAGTAACATTCCAATGCCTCAGGAAGGGGCGTTTTCAAGTAATTCTACCCAGTATCCTTTTTCAAGAGATACTGGAACTGAACCTAGacattctgtatgcaaagcatgtagtGTCTCTCTCTAAGTAGCTGTCCAGCTACTTCGTGTTAAATGCTTATTTTGCCATTTGTATTACTATTGTACTAAATTTTCTTCAATTGATTTTCTCACATCCTATAGAGTGATTAATAAATCTAGAAATATTTGGTATCAGACCTGAACTTAATGTAAGAGATTTCTGAAGATCTCATAACATAGATTTCCGAAACCCTCATAACATCAATGCCAATACTTTGGTCATTACTCTGACAAACCAACAAAAATAGTAGTTAATACAATTTCAATTTCCCTTGAAAATTTATTAAATGTTTATCTGAAAAACTGCTTATCTATGGCAATTTGACAGTTTGAAAATAATCGTATTGTAGTGGTCTAGTTCACCCCTCATAGTGTTACATGGAAATGCACCAGAAACTCCCCAGGAGAAAATGCCAATCTCAGCATATGTGGTTTAGAGTGTCTTTACATCTCTCTCATAAGCTATTTCCTTGTTATAGACAACTGAAAGTGAATGCACATTCTACCTACCTATATTCgtctttaaaaaattacaaactACAAACCTAGACATCTCAGAACTTTTGCAACTGGGAAGGGGGGACCAGGATTATGTATGTGTGCCACTGTATATAAAGGCTTACCATAGGGTATTCCTAAGCGTTCTTGTTCTTTACGGTAGCCTTCTAGTGCTGCAGCCCACCGAGTTACTTGTTCAGATGTTTCATCAGATATGGTGGTAATATGTTTTGTTCCATCCAGCGTTATCACTTGAGCTTCCTCCACAAGGTGTGCCTCAGTTTCAGTGTGGTGGGCATCTGGGTCTATCACTACCTCAACAGTTTCCACCGGCTTTACAATTTCAAGGATGTTTAACTTTGGTTCGATTCCTGTACACAGAAAGGGAATATGAATGAGCAAAGGACTCACAAAAAATGGCAATTGACAAAAAATGAAACACTGTTCAACTGTTCTACCCTAATTCAATATAATATACCGAACAAGGGGTCAGATCGAAGATGTGCCTCCTGCGAGAAAAAGACTCTGCACGTGGAGgttccctctgcctgattttggggaatcctccttccacccacccacccctcagctCACTCCAGTGAGCAGGGTTTCTTgactctgtgcagcattttcagggaccTGCAGGAATTGTTGTGGGAAGGACAGGACAGAGAGACCTACTTCTCCCAGCCCAGCTGCTCACACTTaaaactggatccaactcaaGATGATTAAAAAGAATATCTGTTCTCATGCCATTCTCATAAAAAGTTCATTATACAGTCCTCAAAAAAGCAATTGGCCTTTATTTGATCCTCCACAATCATTAAGGTTATTTGTTTCTTTACGAACAGTATTTTTATGTTAACCAATAAGCAAACCATTTCATTTCATAGTCCTCTCCAAAGTTATCTTAACTCTAAGCTAATGGGGTTGCTGTGGACTCCAGCAGATGTTTGAAATAATTGTAAAAAAAACTCTGAACTACTTCAGCTCCATAAGCACTTCAACAACTATGAGATCAACTGTCGCCATCGTCCCCTGCCGCCCCATccttgtttaaaaattgtttcaaaTCGAAAGATTGTATTAGTCATAGACCAGCAGATAAAAACTGTTTAAATTAATATTGTTCAATTTGCCTCCATTGAAATTAAAGGAAATGCGACGCTAGCAAGTGTCTCAATTAGTTGGAGTTGTTCTATCCTCATCAACTTTCAAAATAAAGTAGGGTTAGTAACTTAGCATTCTCCGTATATCATAAATTCTGTTTTGGGGTTACACCATTTCAAGACAACTGGACTAGAGTTTTTTCTGGTTTTGGAAtgctccccctacacacacacacacacactcctgtacatataaaacaaaatagaacaaacacacaaaaatacaaaacactagGCAGTATCCCAGTGGTGCCagtctgcaaactcaaatagtgttAACAGAGCTCTGGCGAATCTTTCCATTGTACAAGCAGttgcatttaaaagcataaagCACCACTGCTTGCACAAGCACAATTGGTTgcgcaaacataactttagttgaatTCTACTCTTGTGCATACTtcggaacctagtttccactagtacAATGTCATTTGGGCTAGCAGAATGACAAGACTGGATACTGACCACTGCAGGGATCCACTGGAACCAAGGAGTTCATTAGGAGTTCATTCTGTTCCAAGTTTGCTTTATCTTGACACAGGACTTAACACTCTCATAGGGCAAACATGCAACAATGATTTCTTAATTATAATGTTTCATTGAGCGGAAAAACCTTTAAGCTATTGAGATACACTTGGACTCTTGCCATTATTTACTATGAGCTCAGAATTTCACGTAGGTAATTCAGGTTTCTGTtttgccttctcttctgctttctcCTCCAAGGGCCCCTAATAGCCCAACGAGGATAAGTGGATTGTATTTTGCCAATTGCATGTCATAGGCTTGTTTGTCCCtaataataacaaaatatatATTCAGCTCTACACTGCTAGAGACTCACAGTTGCTCAACACATGCTGCTCGCTCTGTGTATATACTTTTTTTGACAACAGATTTCTTTACAGGAGTTTGGAAGACTTCTGATGGAAGAAAACTCAAACTGAATTATTGGAATTCAGTGATGAGCACAATGTTAACATTGCAAGGTCCAATGAATCGTATAGTTTTAATGTTAGATTGCATTTTTTGAATAATATCTTTTTTATGTTAAACTGGAATCATTTTGAAATCTATCTTATCTTTATATCCAAGCTAGtattttaagggtgcaattctatgcacgctCAGACAGAATAAAGTTCTACCATTCCcggaattccccagccagtatggttgactgggaagttatttatttatttatttatttattacatttttataccgcccaatagccgaagctctccgggcggttcacaaaaattaaaaccatcataaaacaaccaacaggttaaaagcacaaatacaaaatacagtataaaaagcacaaccaggataaaaccacgcagcaaaattgatattaaaatacagacttagaacactaaaatttaaatttaagttaaaattgtgttaaaatactgagagaataaaaaggtcttcagctgacgacgaaagcagtacagtgtaggcgccaggcagacctctctggggagctcattccacaaccggggtgccacagcagagaaagccctcctcctagtagccacctgcctcacttcctttggcaggggctcatggagaagggcccctgtagataatcttaaggtccaggcaggtacatatgggaggaggcgttccttcaaataacctggccccaaaccgtttagggctttaaatgtcaataccagcactttgaatcgggcccggacctggactggcagccaatgaagttgtaaaaggactggcgtaatgggagctgtagggctttcttctgtctaaacatgcataggattgtaccctaaagggATTGTTGGACCCTAATAGCAGActgatatcacacacacacacacacacacaaacacacacacacactatgtgtaGGAGGGTTAAAGCTTCATAAGTGACTTGTAAGTGCAACTTTTAACATTTTGATTCTAAAACTGTGTCAATgacaatttaaaattctaaataaTGGTATACATTTCATGAAATAACTTTCCTAGTTTACCAACCCCCCATTTTATCTGATAGTCTACACTCACACCCAACACGTGCTTTGATCTTATGGCTTTATTTTCAGctatacattaaaaaataattaaatacaagTTTAAGCCTCAAACTTCTATAACTGGCTATCAAGCTCTTCAAAACATTAAAAGGAAGTCATTTCCAGGCTTATCATTTGGCCTCCCTCACTAATATTTATTACTATAAAGATCTCCTCTGCATAATAAGTACACAATTACTTGGTTGTAAGCTATTTATGCATATCCATTGTTAAAGTGATTTATAACAGAAAAGCTATTACATCATACTTTTGTAACACAGACTACATACCAATACTGCCATTAAGTACCTATGTGTTTTTTAATATCCCTCTCCAGATAAAGAAGCATCATATAACTAATGATTAGTTTGTTACCTTGTCTTGATATTACTTGGACACTTAGCTGCACAGTTCCATCTGTCTTGACACCTTGATCAAAGAGACTACGGTCGGGATCCAGCTTGAAAatacaaaattcagaaaaattgTAACATGAGCAATTGTTAATCAACAGTCCTGGCAAACCTTTTTATAAAAATTAGAGATGGCTCTCATTTTTCAAGCAACACTCTGATTTTAAGTCACATGCATCTGTGTGTTCTTATCTTAGTGTTAAGTAAGTTACCTTCATTCTGATTAAcccttaaaatatttttgaacACATTTATATTTTGTGACTGATAGAGATATCCTATGGCTGTGTCATATAGCAATAATGCAACCAAACATAGTTAATATAATCATTTGGTATGTCAAAATTGCATCAGATCAAAAATTACGATTACCAGACTATACTAGCATTTATTCTGGAAGATCTGTTGAAAACAATTAGCACCTATGCCATGCAGTATCATTAATCTTCTCAAGCGCTCTGTAAATATTCCTAAAGACATGTTTTCTGTACTCCTCATTTACATATTAATTAACATTACATATATATTTGTGAATGGATATGTTCCCCATAATATtatttggattttcaaaaatccttaGGAAAATAGTAGCTTTACTTATAGTCTGGTAGGTACAGACTCTATGCAGCCTTCCACGCCCTCTAGCATTTACCACCTGATGCATGTCAGCTTACTTGTTATAATATTTTAGTTTTGTCATATTTGCTTACATATCTGAACTTACACTGTTTTCCTATTTAGGCAAATAACTCTTATCTAGAATAACTTTCTTGGATTTGCCCTGTTATTCAAAAACTCTGACCCGCTTAAGAGCTCCAGTTGCTTAGAAAATGATTTAAATGATACAGAAAAAAGATAAACAGTATGGCTGAAATAAGACAGTTGTACATTAACACGTTAGATTTACTCTTCACTGATGTGCATCCCCTGGAGACAGCTACATTTAATGCAATCTATTCCATCCAATCAATAGTAATAAATATATCCAATTAATAAAACCACTAATAAAAATGTAGGTAAAAGATCAAAGGAACTCTACTCAATTTACACTGTCCTTCACATAAAAAGATTCTAACTATAATGGTTTTGCTTTACCTGAATGTCCTGCAGACAGATTTCATGTGCTTCCAAAGAACACTGAAGTCTTGGTTCCAGCAGTTTCTTAAGATTTCCAACTGGTTCATTGATATCAATAGCCTGACTCACAAATTCTGCAGTGGTGTATGTTTGCTCAACAATGCTGAAACAAAGAAATTAAAAGGAATCTTCCATTGTATTTTAATAAAAACTATCATTTGAATATTTTAGCATTAAATGTTTCTGGAGTACTGTCTAGGTGTCACAGCAATGGGTCAAAGCCTCATATTAACAGT contains:
- the GABPA gene encoding GA-binding protein alpha chain isoform X1, with the translated sequence MTKREAEELIEIEIDGTEKQECTEESIVEQTYTTAEFVSQAIDINEPVGNLKKLLEPRLQCSLEAHEICLQDIQLDPDRSLFDQGVKTDGTVQLSVQVISRQGIEPKLNILEIVKPVETVEVVIDPDAHHTETEAHLVEEAQVITLDGTKHITTISDETSEQVTRWAAALEGYRKEQERLGIPYDPVQWSTDQVLHWVVWVMKEFSMTDIDLNTLSIPGRDLCSLIQEDFFQRVPRGEILWSHLELLRKYVLASQEHSGEIATVTIDQPVQIIPASVQPSTPTTIKVINSSAKTAKVQRAPRISGEDRSSPGNRTGNNGQIQLWQFLLELLTDKDARDCISWVGDEGEFKLNQPELVAQKWGQRKNKPTMNYEKLSRALRYYYDGDMICKVQGKRFVYKFVCDLKTLIGYSAAELNRLVTECEQKKLAKMQLHGIAQPVTAVALATASLQTEKDN
- the GABPA gene encoding GA-binding protein alpha chain isoform X2, which gives rise to MTKREAEELIEIEIDGTEKQECTEESIVEQTYTTAEFVSQAIDINEPVGNLKKLLEPRLQCSLEAHEICLQDIQLDPDRSLFDQGVKTDGTVQLSVQVISRQGIEPKLNILEIVKPVETVEVVIDPDAHHTETEAHLVEEAQVITLDGTKHITTISDETSEQVTRWAAALEGYRKEQERLGIPYDPVQWSTDQVLHWVVWVMKEFSMTDIDLNTLSIPGRDLCSLIQEDFFQRVPRGEILWSHLELLRKYVLASQEHSGEIATVTIDQPVQIIPASVQPSTPTTIKVINSSAKTAKVQRAPRISGEDRSSPGNRTGNNGQIQLWQFLLELLTDKDARDCISWVGDEGEFKLNQPELVAQKWGQRKNKPTMNYEKLSRALRYYYDGDMICKVQGKRFDETRQLPQQQSRGIQSISNWLSYR